In Phycisphaerae bacterium, one genomic interval encodes:
- a CDS encoding alginate export family protein, which translates to MRYDEDFSYLGAESGSYREDYFDPIKYIELADNWHLTLGGEFRMRLEAETNKAFGATEPAQDTFLLHRYFLHADLHYRDLFRVFVQGVTAFDEERNLAKRAIDENQWDVHQAFFDARILGGSVPLTFRLGRQELSYGNQRLISPLDWANVRRRFDAAKLIWKVNDWQLDAWFARPVIVDRVRADSWNEDFDFYGSYFTYTGWKNHGLDAYCFYTDKNSATVNVNGRRGEEHRYTLGSRFWGKQVGWDYETEVAGQWGKWAGDTIQAYSVALDGGYTLSESAWKPRVGAGFDWASGDDDPRDSQVQTFDQLFPLGHKYFGYIDLVGRQNITAINVNVSAWPVEKKVKTSAAYHVFRLSEDEDALYDAGGRALRRDRSGESGRRVGQELDLTVDWQPNVHSSVLFGYSHFWSGKFISDTGPREDADLFYVQYRFRF; encoded by the coding sequence TTGCGCTACGATGAGGATTTCAGCTACCTTGGGGCTGAATCCGGATCGTATCGCGAGGACTACTTCGACCCCATCAAGTACATCGAGCTAGCTGACAACTGGCACCTGACGCTTGGGGGCGAGTTCCGCATGCGACTCGAAGCGGAAACCAACAAGGCCTTCGGCGCGACTGAGCCGGCCCAGGATACGTTCCTGCTGCACCGCTATTTTCTACACGCGGACTTGCACTACCGCGACCTTTTTCGCGTGTTTGTCCAGGGGGTGACGGCCTTCGACGAAGAGCGCAATCTGGCCAAACGGGCGATCGATGAGAATCAGTGGGATGTTCATCAGGCGTTCTTCGATGCCCGCATCCTCGGGGGATCGGTGCCGCTTACGTTCCGCCTGGGTCGCCAGGAGCTGTCCTATGGCAATCAAAGGCTGATTTCTCCGCTCGATTGGGCGAACGTCCGCCGGCGATTTGACGCCGCGAAGCTCATCTGGAAGGTCAATGACTGGCAGCTCGATGCATGGTTCGCTCGCCCCGTGATCGTTGACCGTGTTCGCGCCGACAGCTGGAACGAGGATTTCGATTTCTACGGAAGCTACTTTACGTACACCGGTTGGAAGAATCACGGCTTGGACGCGTACTGCTTCTACACAGACAAGAATTCGGCAACGGTCAACGTAAATGGACGGCGCGGCGAGGAGCACCGTTACACGCTCGGCTCTCGCTTCTGGGGCAAGCAGGTAGGATGGGACTACGAGACCGAGGTCGCCGGGCAGTGGGGCAAATGGGCGGGCGACACCATCCAGGCCTACAGCGTGGCCCTCGACGGTGGGTATACATTATCGGAATCCGCCTGGAAGCCACGCGTCGGCGCAGGATTCGACTGGGCCAGCGGCGACGACGATCCGCGCGACAGTCAGGTCCAGACCTTTGATCAGCTATTCCCCTTGGGTCATAAGTACTTCGGATATATCGACCTTGTGGGGCGGCAGAACATCACCGCGATCAACGTCAACGTCTCCGCCTGGCCGGTGGAGAAGAAGGTGAAAACCTCAGCTGCGTACCATGTATTCAGACTCAGCGAGGACGAAGACGCACTCTACGATGCCGGCGGGCGGGCCCTACGCCGCGACCGAAGCGGCGAAAGCGGCCGTCGTGTCGGTCAGGAACTCGACCTGACCGTCGACTGGCAGCCAAACGTCCACTCGTCCGTGCTCTTCGGCTATTCCCACTTCTGGTCCGGCAAGTTCATTAGCGACACAGGTCCGCGCGAGGACGCGGACCTATTCTATGTGCAGTACCGGTTCCGATTCTGA
- a CDS encoding hemerythrin domain-containing protein — MSLSAATQLLVREHEVIERVVGALSIMLSRHETPDEFPLSLLDESLQFLTRFADCRHHAKEESHLFPAMEARGLPHDMGPIACMLHEHCLARGHIRTAQGLLERLKTGDAQVWPELRAELEAYVELIRNHIAKENQVLFVMADQLLTGEESIALHKRMLGAENALNAERDLSAELAMAKSIESQSVGAKSFPGTEGRPSET, encoded by the coding sequence ATGAGCCTGTCGGCGGCGACGCAACTTCTGGTCCGAGAGCATGAGGTCATCGAGAGAGTCGTCGGCGCCTTGTCGATCATGCTCAGCAGGCACGAAACCCCTGACGAATTCCCTTTGAGCTTACTGGACGAATCTCTCCAGTTTCTCACGCGATTTGCTGATTGCCGCCATCACGCCAAGGAGGAGTCGCACCTATTCCCTGCGATGGAGGCCCGGGGTCTTCCTCATGACATGGGCCCGATTGCTTGCATGTTGCATGAACACTGCTTGGCGCGGGGACACATTCGCACGGCGCAGGGCCTTCTTGAACGCTTGAAAACCGGTGACGCGCAGGTTTGGCCGGAGCTTCGCGCAGAGCTTGAGGCCTACGTGGAGTTGATCAGGAATCACATCGCCAAGGAGAACCAGGTCCTGTTCGTCATGGCGGACCAATTGCTGACGGGAGAAGAGAGCATAGCCTTGCACAAGCGGATGCTCGGCGCTGAGAATGCCTTGAACGCCGAGCGTGACTTGTCCGCCGAGCTGGCGATGGCGAAGAGCATCGAGAGTCAAAGTGTGGGTGCGAAGTCGTTTCCTGGAACCGAAGGGCGTCCGAGCGAGACTTGA